Genomic segment of Nitrospirota bacterium:
AAACTGAAAAATAAAAAAGAAGAAGAGAGGGCACAGGGAATAGACGTTATCAGACAGAAAATCCAGGGAAGCGCTTCAACGGGACAGGACTTTCCGGGCGCCGCGCAATCCATAGGCGGGGACGTTTATTACGCCATTATCATCAGGAAGATAAAAAATCAATGGGTCTACCCTGAAGCGGATTCCGCGGACCTTGAAGCGATCATATCCTTTATAATGGATGAAAGCGGAAAGGTTGTCTCATATAAAATTGAACAGCCCTCCGGCAACCCGCTCTTTGACCGCTCCGCTGTAAACGCGGTATTAAAGGCAAGCCCCCTCCCGCCGCACCCTGAGGAAAATGAAATAGTCGTGAGGTTCCACAGAT
This window contains:
- a CDS encoding TonB C-terminal domain-containing protein yields the protein MKQHQYIGKEPNFQFIIIASFILHLIFIAVVTVPLKTKESEYKTYFVDLVGPADVREEKAPVTADSAKGKTGALKEPPLAITPRSKADMSLEAIERLAEKKVEKEKVTKEIDRIRAISSLSKLKNKKEEERAQGIDVIRQKIQGSASTGQDFPGAAQSIGGDVYYAIIIRKIKNQWVYPEADSADLEAIISFIMDESGKVVSYKIEQPSGNPLFDRSAVNAVLKASPLPPHPEENEIVVRFHR